The following proteins are encoded in a genomic region of Phalacrocorax carbo chromosome 2, bPhaCar2.1, whole genome shotgun sequence:
- the MSC gene encoding musculin, whose product MSAGSGSEAEELPEMDLRALQLDYPPPPAGKRQPRGELYPSGDNSSAAEEEEEEEEEEEEEEDGEGSCAAGPAGSGCKRKRARGGGPGGKKAAPVPRGPPPPPEGKQSQRNAANARERARMRVLSKAFSRLKTSLPWVPPDTKLSKLDTLRLASSYIAHLRQLLQEDRYENGYVHPVNLTWPFVVSGRPDSDTKEVSTASRLCGTTA is encoded by the exons ATGTCCGCGGGCTCCGGGAGCGAGGCGGAGGAGCTGCCCGAGATGGACCTGCGGGCGCTGCAGCTGGACTATCCGCCGCCGCCGGCAGGCAAGCGCCAGCCCCGCGGCGAGCTCTACCCCTCGGGGGACAACTCCtcggcggcggaggaggaggaggaggaagaagaagaggaggaggaggaggaggacggcgAGGGCAGctgcgcggcggggccggcgggcagCGGCTGCAAGAGGaagcgggcgcggggcggcggccccgggggcaAGAAGGCGGCGCCGGTGCcgcgggggccgccgccgccgcccgaggGGAAGCAGTCCCAGCGCAACGCCGCCAACGCGCGGGAGCGGGCGCGGATGCGGGTGCTGAGCAAGGCCTTCTCCCGGCTGAAGACGAGCCTGCCCTGGGTGCCGCCCGACACCAAGCTCTCCAAGCTGGACACGCTGCGCCTGGCGTCCAGCTACATCGCCCACCTCCggcagctcctgcaggaggATCGCTACGAGAACGGCTACGTGCACCCCGTCAACCTG aCTTGGCCATTTGTGGTTTCAGGAAGACCTGACTCTGACACCAAAGAAGTTTCTACTGCTAGCAGATTATGTGGAACTACCGCGTAG